Proteins encoded by one window of Streptomyces sp. ALI-76-A:
- the nadD gene encoding nicotinate-nucleotide adenylyltransferase, with protein MGGTFDPIHHGHLVAASEVAAQFHLDEVVFVPTGQPWQKSHRAVSPAEDRYLMTVIATAENPQFSVSRIDIDRGGPTYTTDTLRDLKALNSDTDLFFITGADALGQILTWRDADELFALAHFIGVTRPGHVLSDPGLPEGGVSLVEVPALAISSTDCRARVAKGDPVWYLVPDGVVRYIDKRELYRGE; from the coding sequence GGGCGGCACGTTCGACCCGATCCACCACGGGCACCTCGTGGCGGCCAGCGAGGTCGCCGCGCAGTTCCACCTGGACGAGGTGGTGTTCGTCCCGACCGGTCAGCCGTGGCAGAAGAGCCACCGCGCGGTCTCCCCGGCCGAGGACCGCTATCTGATGACCGTCATCGCGACCGCCGAGAACCCCCAGTTCTCGGTCAGCCGCATCGACATCGACCGCGGCGGCCCCACCTACACCACGGACACCCTGCGCGACCTGAAGGCGCTCAACTCCGACACCGACCTCTTCTTCATCACCGGCGCCGACGCCCTCGGGCAGATCCTGACCTGGCGGGACGCGGACGAGCTGTTCGCCCTCGCGCACTTCATCGGCGTCACCCGGCCGGGTCACGTCCTGTCCGACCCCGGCCTCCCCGAAGGCGGTGTCTCGCTCGTCGAGGTCCCCGCCCTCGCCATCTCCTCCACCGACTGCCGTGCGAGGGTCGCCAAGGGCGACCCCGTCTGGTATCTGGTGCCGGACGGAGTCGTGCGCTACATCGACAAGCGCGAGCTGTACCGCGGCGAGTGA